One stretch of Schistocerca nitens isolate TAMUIC-IGC-003100 chromosome 11, iqSchNite1.1, whole genome shotgun sequence DNA includes these proteins:
- the LOC126212698 gene encoding uncharacterized protein LOC126212698: MDEIDTELLITLVEVRPVLWDKTLDAYRDRIATKNAWREVCVALKQDFDEMEDKDKNAFGIEVIRRWTNLRDSFVKSNIKIQAAKKSGSAAKKMKKYVYSDQLQFLKKLYDARETEDSFQSERTARLEEDIETQGSVENTENVSGPFDTAPTQQTSKSECHTNRKHRKPDAIEMKILRALEEDKPCSKMSFLLSLKPHLEKFDEQDYLQFQMGVLKVIENIYERRNILTAQPPPFTHYTPPMPYNNRFQAYSYSPMENAAPISSYHTHQIRPPPAAPNPTTFLEQPLQTSQGRSSYQRINKVPPPYPSPSTSSHEGPPSTTQFYNVFAESLSPQSDSTVSPATNSLVSTADIDIDFSTS, from the exons atggatgaaattgatactgaacttttgataaccttggtggaagtaagacctgttctgtgggacaaaactctagatgcgtatagagatcgtattgctacaaagaatgcttggcgggaagtttgcgtagcactgaagcaagattttgatgagatggaagacaaagataaaaatgcgtttg gtatagaagtaatacggaggtggaccaatctacgagactcctttgtgaagtcaaacataaaaattcaagctgcgaaaaaaagtggctcagcagcaaagaaaatgaaaaagtatgtatattctgatcagctgcagtttctaaaaaagctgtatgatgctcgagagacggaggacagttttcaatcggaacgcaccgccagactggaagaagatatagaaacgcagggctccgtcgaaaatactgagaatgtttctgggccatttgatacagcacccacacaacaaacatccaaaagcgagtgccatacaaacagaaaacatagaaaacctgatgcaatcgaaatgaaaatattacgagctctggaagaagacaaaccttgcagcaaaatgtcatttttacttagtctgaagcctcatctggaaaaatttgatgaacaggattatcttcagtttcagatgggagtcctcaaagttatagaaaatatatatgaaaggagaaatatattgacagctcaacctcctccatttacccattacacacctcccatgccctataataatagatttcaagcttattcttattcacctatggaaaatgctgctccaatatcctcttaccatacgcatcagattcgtcctcctccagctgcaccaaacccaactacttttctcgaacaaccattacagacttctcaaggtcgcagttcttatcaacgaattaataaagtgccaccaccatacccttcgccttccacaagtagccatgaaggcccaccatcaacaacgcagttctacaacgtttttgcagagagcctgtcgccacaaagtgacagtacagtcagtcctgctacaaactctttggtttcaactgctgatattgatattgacttttctacttcataa